The genomic segment TGGCTGAAGAACCGATGCTGCCGGGCAAGAAGTACGACATCAAGCGCGCGACGAGTTATGTGCCGGGTTCGATTACCAGCATCGTCAACCGCGTGGACGTGAACACCCTGGAAGAAGGTCCTGCCAGTTCGTTGCAACTGAACGAGATCGGACGGGTCAAGGTCAGCCTGGACGCGGCCATCGCTCTGGACGGCTATGCCAGCAACCGCACCACCGGTTCGTTCATCGTTATTGATCGTTTGACCAATGGCACCGTTGCCGCCGGCATGATCATCGCCCAGCCCTTGACCCATGGCAGCAGCACGCACCATGGCAAGCTGGCTCACGTCGCCACCGAAGAACGCGCCCAGCGTTTTGGCCAGCAACCGGCCACCGTGCTCTTCAGCGGCTTGTCCGGCGCTGGCAAAAGCACGCTGGCCTACGCAGTGGAACGCAAGCTGTTCGACATGGGCCGTGCGGTGTTTGTGCTCGATGGCCAGAACCTGCGTCACGACCTGAACAAAGGTCTGCCGCATGATCGTGCCGGACGCACCGAGAACTGGCGTCGTGCGGCGCACGTTGCGCGGCAGTTCAACGAAGCGGGCCTGCTGACCCTGGCGGCATTTGTTGCGCCGGATGCCGAAGGCCGTGAACAGGCCAAGGCCCTGATCGGTGCCGACCGGTTGCTGACCGTGTACGTGCAGGCCTCGCCAGCAGTGTGCGCTGAGCGTGATCCGCAAGGACTGTACGCGGCGGGCGGCGACAACATTCCGGGTGAGTCTTTCCCGTTTGATGTGCCGCTGAATGCTGACCTGGTGATCGACACCCAGTCGTTGTCGCTGGAAGACAGCGTCAAGCAGGTGCTGGAGCTGCTGCGTCAGCGCGGCGCGATCTAAGCGTCAGCCGATAATGAAAAACCCGCCGATGAGTGATCATCTGCGGGTTTTTTTTGCGTCTGGCCGGGCCTCATCGCGAGCAAGCTCGCTCCCACACTGGATCTGTGTCGAACGCCGGTATTGTGTCCACCAAAGCTCAACTGGATCTGTGTCGGACGCCAATGTTGTGCTCTGCAAAGCTCAACTGTGGGAGCGAGCTTGCTCGCGATGGGGCCAGAGCAGGCGGCTCAATACTTCGCTGGATACTCGCGATGCATCTGCTCCAACAGCGCATCCTTTTCTTCCCAAAGCCGATTGATCCACCCCTGAAACTCCAACCGGTACTCACCATCCTGGTCATAGTTCTTGCCAATGAACTGCGGCGGGATCTTCACTTCTTCAAAGTGCACCACCACGTCTTTCACATTGCCGCACAGCAAGTCCCAGTAACCCGGACGTCCGGCCGGATAGTGGATAGTCACGTTGACGATGGACTCCAGCTGCTCCCCCATCGCATCCAGTACAAACGCAATGCCGCCAGCCTTGGGCTTGAGCAGATATTTGAACGGTGACTTCTGCTGGGCATGCTTGCCCTCGGTGAAGCGCGTGCCTTCGACGAAGTTGAAAATCCCCACCGGGTTGTTGCGGAACTTGTCGCAGGTCTTGCGGGTGGTTTCCAGGTCTTTGCCTTTCTTTTCCGGGTGTTTTTCCAGGTAGGCCTTGGAGTAGCGCTTCATGAACGGAAAGCCCAGTGTCCACCACGCCAGACCAATCACCGGCACCCAGATCAGCTCTTGCTTGAGGAAAAACTTCAGCGGCTGGATCCGACGGTTGAGCACGTATTGCAGCACCATGATATCGACCCAGCTCTGGTGGTTGCTGGTGATCAGGTACGAGTGTTGATAGTCCAGGCCTTCCAGGCCGCTGAGGTGCCAGCGGGTGCGGCAGACCAGGTTCATCCAGGCCTTGTTGTTGCTGATCCAGGCTTCATGGGTGTGGCTCATCAGCCAGAGAGTGAAGCGCCGGGTAATGGCGAACGGCAGCACCTTGCAAAGTGCCACGCAGAACAGGAACGAGCACAGCAAAATCGTGTTCAGCGCCAACAGCAGCGAGGCGATCACGCCGCGCACGGGGGCAGGTAGAAAATCCAGCATTTAAAGATCCAAAGGTCGGTTGGCAGCTTGAATCGCGGTCAACGCGATGGTGTAGACGATGTCGTCGACCTGCGCGCCGCGCGGCAGATCGTTCACCGGCTTGCGCAGGCCTTGCAGCATCGGCCCGAGGCTGACGCAGTCGGCGCTGCGTTGCACGGCTTTGTGGGTGGTATTGCCGGTGTTCAGGTCGGGGAACACGAACACCGTGGCGCGACCGGCCACCGGGCTGTTCGGCGCCAGTTGCCGGGCCACGTCTGCGTTGGCGGCGGCGTCGTACTGCAACGGGCCGTCGATCAGCAGCGAGTGCTGTTGTTCATGGGCCAGCAGCGTGGCTTCGCGGACTTTCTCGACTTCTTCGCCACTGGCCGATTCATCGCTGGAATAGCTGATCATCGCCACTCGCGGAATGATGCCAAATGCGGCAGCCGAGTCGGCGCTTTGCAGGGCGATCTCGGCCAGTTCGCTGGCGCTCGGGTGCGGGTTCATCACACAGTCGCCATAGACCAGCACTTCTTCGGGAAAGAGCATGAAGAACACCGACGACACCAGCGTACAGCCCGGCGCCGTTTTGATCAGCTGCAGCGCAGGACGGATAGTGGTCGCGGTGGTGTTGATGATGCCGGACACCAGGCCATCGACTTCATCCAGTGCCAGCATCATGGTGCCGATCACCACGGTGTCGTCCAACTGCTGCTCGGCCATCGGCGCATTCAGGCTTTTGCTTTTGCGTAGCGCGACCATCGGTTCGACGTAGCGCTCGCGGATCAGGTCCGGGTCGAGGATTTCCAGCCCCGGCGGCAGCTCGATGCCATGAGCGCGGGCCACGGCTTCGACATCGGCCGGCTTGGCCAGCAGCACGCAACGGGCAATGCCTCGGGCCTGACAGATCGCCGCCGCTTGCACGGTCAACGGCTCGCTGCCTTCTGGCAGGACGATACGCTTGTTGGCAATCTGGGCGCGCTGGATCAATTGATAGCGGAATACCGCAGGCGACAGGCGCATTTCCCGCGGCGTACCGCAGCGTTGGTGCAGCCACCGGGCGTCGAGATGGCTGGCGACGAAGTCAGTAATGATCTCCGCACGCTCGCGGTCGTCGATCGGGATTTCCTTGTTCAGGCTGTTCAGCTGGTTGGCGGTTTCGTAAGAGCCGGTACTCACCGACAACACCGGTAAACCGGCCTGCAAGGCGCCACGGCACAGATCCATGATGCGCGGGTCGGGCAGGGTGTCGCTGGTCAGCAACAGGCCGGCCAAGGGCACACCGTTCATCGCCGCGAGGCTGACGGCGAGGATGATGTCGTCGCGGTCGCCCGGCGTCACCACCAGCACGCCGGGCTTGAGCAGCTCCACGGTGTTGCGCATGGTGCGGGCGCAGATGATGATTTTGGTCATGCGCCGGGTTTCGTAGTCACCGGCATTGAGGATCTGCGCGCCCATCAGGTCGGCGACGTCACGGGTGCGCGGGGCGTTCAGTTCCGGCTGGAACGGGATGCAGCCCAGCAAGCGGAAGTCGCCACTGCGCAGCAACGGCGAGTGTTCCTTCAGGCGCGAGGCGAAGGCCTCCATGCTCTCGTCGGTCTTGACCTTGTTGAGGATCACACCAAGGACTTTCGGGTCTTTCGGCCCGCCGAACAATTGCGCCTGTAATTCCACGCGCCCGGAAAGTTCGGTCAGCACTTCGTTTTCCGGTGCCGAGACCAGGATCACTTCGGCGTCGAGGCTCTTGGCCAGATGCAGATTGACCCTCGCGGCATAGCTGGCACTGCGGGTCGGGACCATGCCTTCGACGATCAGCACGTCCTTGCCCACGGCAGCCTGCTGATACAGGGCGATGATTTCTTCCAGCAGTTCATCCAGCTGGCCGTCGCCGAGCATGCGTTCGACGTGGGCCAGGTTGAGCGGTTGCGGAGGCTTCAGGCCATGGGTGCGCGCAATCAGTTCGGTGGAGCGTTCAGGGCCGGTATCACCCGGATGCGGCTGGGCAATGGGTTTGAAGAAGCCGACTTTCAGGCCGGCCCGCTCAAGGGTGCGCACCAGTCCGAGGCTGATGGAGGTCAGACCCACACCAAAATCAGTGGGCGCGATAAAAAAAGTTTGCATGCGTATTCTCGCAATGGTCGCGGCCTATGGCTGGCCGTCTACCGAAATTCAGTCACCAAGGTTATCGCTAACCGGGCCTTGTGCACACCAACCGCAGTCAAAGGGCTGGCCTATTTTTTCAATACGTTGCGCCGGGTCGAGCACCCAGGCCCGGGATTGCCATGGCGGCTGGTGACGCAGGTGCTGGGTATGGCCGCAGGACAGCTCGGCAACCCAGTGGCCGTCCTCGTCCTGGTGGAAACCGGTGACTGTCATGTCTTGCGGCACAATCCGTCTGTCCGGGTTGTGTTCGCTTTCGGGCGATTGCTTCGCTAAACTTGGTCTTTCTATATTCTTCTGCAAAAGGTCTCGCCCCATGCTGATCGCCGCCAATAAGGCTGTCTCCATCGACTATACCCTGACCAACGACGCTGGTGAGGTCATCGACAGCTCCGCCGGCGGCGCGCCGCTGGTCTACCTGCAAGGCGCAGGTAACATCATCCCGGGCCTGGAAAAGGCACTGGAAGGCAAAACCGTCGGCGACGAGCTGACCGTAGCCGTTGAACCTGAAGATGCCTACGGCGAATACGCTGCCGAACTGGTCAGCACCCTGAGCCGCAGCATGTTCGAAGGCGTCGACGAGCTGGAAGTGGGCATGCAGTTCCACGCTTCCGCTCCGGACGGCCAGATGCAGATCGTCACCATTCGTGACCTGGACGGCGACGATGTCACCGTTGATGGCAACCACCCGTTGGCCGGTCAGCGCCTGAATTTCCAGGTCAAGATCGTCGACATCCGTGACGCCAGCCAGGAAGAAATCGCTCATGGTCACGTCCATGGCGAAGGTGGCCATCACCACTGATTTCTGCGCTAAGCTCAGATAACTGGAGAGGCGCCCGAGGGGCGCCTTTTTAGTCCGCGGCTGTTGCTGATGACGCCGCCAAGTGGCTGTTTCGAGAAGAACACGGGAATCTGGAGTTCGTCATGAGTGCTTTCCACGACCTTAAATTGACAGCCCTGGATGGTCAGGCGCTACCTCTGGCTCCCCTCAAGGGGCACGTCGTGCTGGTGGTCAATGTCGCTTCCAAATGTGGCCTGACCCCACAGTACAAAGAGCTGGAAAATCTTTACCAGAAGTACAAGGCACAGGGTTTCAGTGTGCTGGGCCTGCCGTGCAACCAGTTTGCCGGGCAGGAACCGGGTACGGAGCAAGAGATCCAGGAGTTTTGCAGCCTCAACTATGGCGTGACGTTTCCATTGTCCAGCAAGCTGGAAGTCAACGGTCATGACCGTCATCAGCTCTACCGTCTGCTGGCGGGCGAGGGCGCGGAGTTTCCTGGGGATATCACCTGGAACTTCGAAAAATTCCTGCTGGGTAAAGATGGCCGGGTGCTGGCGCGGTTTTCGCCACGTACCGCACCGGATGATCCGACGATCATTCATGCAATTGAAAAAGCGCTGGGCTGAATACAGTTCCTGTGGGAGCGTCGATCCGACTTGCTCGCGAAAGCTATCTGTCAGTTGCCAGAGTAGGTAACAGACAAACTGCCTTCGCGAGCAAGCTCGCTCCCACATTGCTCATGTTCTGACGACTGACTTTTATCCCTTGATCACCAAAATCAATAGTGCTATCCAAGGCTTGTCACTCTCCATATTATCGTCGTCATAAAGTCTTTTCCCGTGGAGCGTCCCATGCCTGTCAAAGCCTTGTTCAAACCGTTCCACCTCGGCGGCCTCGAATTGTCGAGCCGCGTTGTCATGGCGCCGATGACCCGTTCGTTTTCACCAGGCGGCGTACCCAATTCCAAAGTGATCGAGTACTACCGTCGTCGCGCCGCGGCTGGTGTTGGCCTGATCATCACCGAGGGCACCACCGTCGGTCACAAGGCGTCCAACGGCTATCCGAATGTGCCGCACTTCTACGGTGACGCAGCGTTGGCCGGCTGGAAAAAGGTAGTGGATGCAGTGCATGCCGAAGGCGGCAAGATTGTTCCGCAGTTGTGGCATGTGGGCAGCGTGCGTCGTACCGGCACCGAGCCGGACGCCAGCGTGCCGGGTTACGGGCCGTCGGAAAAACTCAAGGACGGTCAGGTCGTGATACACGGCATGACGAAACAGGATATTCAGGACGTGATCGCCGCGTTCGCCCAGTCTGCCAAAGACGCGCAGAGCATCGGCATGGACGGCGTGGAAATTCATGGTGCCCACGGCTATCTGGTGGACCAGTTCTTCTGGGAAGGCACCAACACGCGCACCGACGAATACGGTGGCAGCCTGGCCAACCGCTCGCGCTTCGCCATCGAACTGATTCAGGCGGTACGGGCGGCTGTCGGCGAGGGCTTCCCGATCATTTTCCGCTTCTCCCAGTGGAAACAGCAGGACTACACCGCACGTCTGGTGCAGACGCCAGAAGCCCTGGGTGAATTTCTCCAGCCGTTGTCCGACGCCGGTGTGGACATTTTCCACTGCTCGACGCGGCGTTTCTGGGAGCCGGAGTTCGACGGTTCCGAACTGAACCTGGCCGGCTGGACGCGCCAGCTCACCGGCAAACCGACCATCACTGTGGGCAGCGTTGGCCTGGATGGCGAGTTCCTGCAATTCATGGTCAATACCGACAAGATCGCTCAGCCGGCCAGCCTGGAAAAACTGCTGGAACGGTTGAACAACGATGAATTCGATCTGGTGGCGGTGGGGCGTGCGCTGCTGGTGGATCCGGATTGGGCGCAGAAAGTGCGTGATGGTCGTGAGGAAGATATTTTGCCGTTCAGTCGTGAGGCGCTGATGACGCTGGTTTAAGCGGCGACTATCAGGGGCCCATCGCGAGCAAGCTCGCTTCCACATTCGACCGTGTTTCTCTGGTAGAAATCGGTCACCTGCGGGAGCGAGCCTGCTCGCGAAGACTGACTCAAATGCACCGAAAATTCAGGGCAGAGTCACCCCATCTGGCACCACCTGCTCCCCTACACAAGCCCCCCGCAACTGCCCCTCGAACTGTTCAATGATCGCTCCCCAACCCTGCCGGCTGGCATGTTGTCGCGCATTGAGCCGCACGCAGCGCAACGTCTCGTCTTCCTCCAGTAACCAGCGCGCCGCGTCACAGAACGCCTCCTCATCCCCCGGCATTGCCAGCACGCCGTTGTAGCCGTGGCGAATATGCTGACCCGCTGCTGCCAGGTCGTACGCCACCACCCCAAGCCCCGACGCCAGTGCCTCCAGCACCACATTGCCGAAGGTCTCGGTCATGCTCGGAAACAGAAAAACATCCCCTGAGGCGTAGTGGCTGGCCAGCGCTTCCCCGCGCTGCGAACCACAGAAAATCGCTTCGGGCAGCGCCTTCTCCAGAGCCATCCGCAAAGGCCCGTCGCCAATCACGATCAATTTCAGGGTGCGCTGTGGATAAGTCGCTTGCAGCGCCTCGAAGCTGCGCTTGAGCAAACCCAGGTTCTTTTCCTGGGCAAGACGCCCGACGTGGATCACGGCGATGTCATCCTCGCACAGCCCCCATTGCTCGCGCAGTGTGTTCAAGCGTTTGGCTGGGTGAAACAATTGGCTGTCGACGCCTCGGGACAACAGCGCCAGGCGATCGAAATGCCGCCGTTGCAGTTCCAGGCGCTGACTGACGCTCGGCACCAGCGTCAAGGTCGAGTGGTTGTGAAACCAGCGCAAATAGTGGGTCAGCAGGCGGCTCAACAACCCGAGCCCGTACTGGTTGGAATATTGCTGGAAATTGGTGTGAAAGCCGCTGACCACAGAAATCCCCAAACGCCGCGCCGCCCTCAGAGCAGACAGCCCCAGCGGGCCTTCGGTGGCGATGTACAACACATCCGGGCGATGGCGTTTCCAGCGGCGCAGCAGCTTGTGCATCGACGATTGACCCCACTGCAACCCCGGATAGCCCGGCAACGGCCAACCCCGGCACAGTAGCAACTCGTCGTCGCTGCCCAACTGCCGGTCGCCGCCCTGACGCGGTCGCACCAGTTCCACCTGATGCCCGCGCGCGCGCAAACCGTCGCACAAGCGGCCAAGGGTATTGGCCACGCCGTTGATTTCCGGTGGGAAGGTCTCGGTGATCAGAGTGATATGCAGAGCTGTCGTCATGGCCTCAGTGTCAGCTGAGGCCATGTCGTCATTGTGTCGGTGCGATGATGGATTTGTGACGGCGTCAGCGTTGTGGCACCAGATTCTCCGCCCCGCGCTCACGGACCCAGAACAAGGTCGCGCCGGCCACG from the Pseudomonas sp. N3-W genome contains:
- a CDS encoding NADH:flavin oxidoreductase, whose translation is MPVKALFKPFHLGGLELSSRVVMAPMTRSFSPGGVPNSKVIEYYRRRAAAGVGLIITEGTTVGHKASNGYPNVPHFYGDAALAGWKKVVDAVHAEGGKIVPQLWHVGSVRRTGTEPDASVPGYGPSEKLKDGQVVIHGMTKQDIQDVIAAFAQSAKDAQSIGMDGVEIHGAHGYLVDQFFWEGTNTRTDEYGGSLANRSRFAIELIQAVRAAVGEGFPIIFRFSQWKQQDYTARLVQTPEALGEFLQPLSDAGVDIFHCSTRRFWEPEFDGSELNLAGWTRQLTGKPTITVGSVGLDGEFLQFMVNTDKIAQPASLEKLLERLNNDEFDLVAVGRALLVDPDWAQKVRDGREEDILPFSREALMTLV
- a CDS encoding glycosyltransferase family 1 protein — encoded protein: MASADTEAMTTALHITLITETFPPEINGVANTLGRLCDGLRARGHQVELVRPRQGGDRQLGSDDELLLCRGWPLPGYPGLQWGQSSMHKLLRRWKRHRPDVLYIATEGPLGLSALRAARRLGISVVSGFHTNFQQYSNQYGLGLLSRLLTHYLRWFHNHSTLTLVPSVSQRLELQRRHFDRLALLSRGVDSQLFHPAKRLNTLREQWGLCEDDIAVIHVGRLAQEKNLGLLKRSFEALQATYPQRTLKLIVIGDGPLRMALEKALPEAIFCGSQRGEALASHYASGDVFLFPSMTETFGNVVLEALASGLGVVAYDLAAAGQHIRHGYNGVLAMPGDEEAFCDAARWLLEEDETLRCVRLNARQHASRQGWGAIIEQFEGQLRGACVGEQVVPDGVTLP
- the pta gene encoding phosphate acetyltransferase; the encoded protein is MQTFFIAPTDFGVGLTSISLGLVRTLERAGLKVGFFKPIAQPHPGDTGPERSTELIARTHGLKPPQPLNLAHVERMLGDGQLDELLEEIIALYQQAAVGKDVLIVEGMVPTRSASYAARVNLHLAKSLDAEVILVSAPENEVLTELSGRVELQAQLFGGPKDPKVLGVILNKVKTDESMEAFASRLKEHSPLLRSGDFRLLGCIPFQPELNAPRTRDVADLMGAQILNAGDYETRRMTKIIICARTMRNTVELLKPGVLVVTPGDRDDIILAVSLAAMNGVPLAGLLLTSDTLPDPRIMDLCRGALQAGLPVLSVSTGSYETANQLNSLNKEIPIDDRERAEIITDFVASHLDARWLHQRCGTPREMRLSPAVFRYQLIQRAQIANKRIVLPEGSEPLTVQAAAICQARGIARCVLLAKPADVEAVARAHGIELPPGLEILDPDLIRERYVEPMVALRKSKSLNAPMAEQQLDDTVVIGTMMLALDEVDGLVSGIINTTATTIRPALQLIKTAPGCTLVSSVFFMLFPEEVLVYGDCVMNPHPSASELAEIALQSADSAAAFGIIPRVAMISYSSDESASGEEVEKVREATLLAHEQQHSLLIDGPLQYDAAANADVARQLAPNSPVAGRATVFVFPDLNTGNTTHKAVQRSADCVSLGPMLQGLRKPVNDLPRGAQVDDIVYTIALTAIQAANRPLDL
- a CDS encoding glutathione peroxidase; protein product: MSAFHDLKLTALDGQALPLAPLKGHVVLVVNVASKCGLTPQYKELENLYQKYKAQGFSVLGLPCNQFAGQEPGTEQEIQEFCSLNYGVTFPLSSKLEVNGHDRHQLYRLLAGEGAEFPGDITWNFEKFLLGKDGRVLARFSPRTAPDDPTIIHAIEKALG
- a CDS encoding acyltransferase: MLDFLPAPVRGVIASLLLALNTILLCSFLFCVALCKVLPFAITRRFTLWLMSHTHEAWISNNKAWMNLVCRTRWHLSGLEGLDYQHSYLITSNHQSWVDIMVLQYVLNRRIQPLKFFLKQELIWVPVIGLAWWTLGFPFMKRYSKAYLEKHPEKKGKDLETTRKTCDKFRNNPVGIFNFVEGTRFTEGKHAQQKSPFKYLLKPKAGGIAFVLDAMGEQLESIVNVTIHYPAGRPGYWDLLCGNVKDVVVHFEEVKIPPQFIGKNYDQDGEYRLEFQGWINRLWEEKDALLEQMHREYPAKY
- a CDS encoding DUF3565 domain-containing protein, which encodes METALLAAISMGRDLLQKNIERPSLAKQSPESEHNPDRRIVPQDMTVTGFHQDEDGHWVAELSCGHTQHLRHQPPWQSRAWVLDPAQRIEKIGQPFDCGWCAQGPVSDNLGD
- a CDS encoding peptidylprolyl isomerase; translation: MLIAANKAVSIDYTLTNDAGEVIDSSAGGAPLVYLQGAGNIIPGLEKALEGKTVGDELTVAVEPEDAYGEYAAELVSTLSRSMFEGVDELEVGMQFHASAPDGQMQIVTIRDLDGDDVTVDGNHPLAGQRLNFQVKIVDIRDASQEEIAHGHVHGEGGHHH